In one window of Oncorhynchus kisutch isolate 150728-3 linkage group LG16, Okis_V2, whole genome shotgun sequence DNA:
- the LOC109906183 gene encoding NHS-like protein 2 isoform X1 has translation MPFYKRTLVPKDVCRNDTKRPNANFGDLVDVCGFSLCSVLRQLSDLSRQSVSILEELEGELVSVCLRSETLEGKVISLQRHITALSKKPPPKTTTILDAEPKRSAASSTTAAHFRSPWQQSVNVFGSWSRPDCVQELHQEAQLNLQSLLQDFEEQLYDTKLTGQTFRHPTVSSQSSDDTTTLSRSPLSLNNKRPEFLFLPASKRQVCEEDETSSVGINRGVDPSPSPSPCGSDRPLVVWSSTSLGPPVAEKPRWHLGQRTPAHLLPPDVTGEGKVLDVDLLQGSCSPSLSLGCGVTDQPRSLEPVSDTPVQHLTLRKTHSDLDPSLSLPQSPWTPPPTLGTMDHSATLLCSNSPSQSWNGPKGSTFSPGVWSEAYSYNLAPNPLGKGPATMPKTVGMVGGVGGQGGGLMCPSQTSLGLSGSSGSQSHSSSFTSISESSCLRHPVTMVMMTGRRSETEGAVASPAGGQTGSERGVGGGERRERSAHSIAAANAFKFRERSLSTPTDSGSFCSTDNVSGGMYSVTGVTGAGNGTNGGVPTEMHSHHHYQLRGERGESYALLYPSGSSEDGSASVDNISITDGNFPQDGRLRLRSRSISLKKYKHKPPPPVRSVSLMKNLGDADGHVHGRDRGHYREGRPKSLHIPREHLQDFQPNFLLPSSSCLSKPDLEDPELGYSGMDGPPGLEVQGPNNTEQSSPAHWQLGEWKSSDPYQSWSGSSTATGTTVVDCMKVRGSSESLLDSPSTSRASSPSLLSIESTKASSPFKPPGLMSPSSGYSSQSETPTPITPSNQVAGTTTGPASTFGCKMRPKIPERKSSLPVTSPRDPAARSRLSFEMPVNAHLDLSSIKPKQKASRRHSDTSTAAKPGKLSSGSQSSLPVVTTNELRNIRLRSVSRTDLEDFPDGASDDIIEEEQGLDLSPPGVNSLGPLVASKPKPPVAVKPPLPKRPFNLLLKCPSSSSPVDSESSPASPIDPPRPMPNPSIYMVVGRKPKLKKALPHTPTSPCGPLDQTQTFHLHHPQGLYNLPSFPHIQSLYDLPPLPLPQPLLEDPALEPEFDPDLELHLGLEGGWSLPSPCSNLEVMETQDKSRTLPSRMTISCLAELDKKKPKVPPPVPKKPNSLLLPSNSTTVHSNGTTDRQGTQMDGPTALRSPVGASPPEEIPGKEEKQENHLGTDEESSMESSLQSSLQDCSLTDLEERMATVEIGTGDDSVEENVEQNSLDFSGKTELHITEETDDDVGGHTLSTHNMEDLFTKIHRSKRKVLGRKEPGDSFGSRQSLVSPVKHSTSGGDLQTLTLGSTLRSSSRNDNFMALLQKKGSKSSRGGTRLSAMELLKSTNPLARRITEFSTSSDGGGDTTTGNNRTRPPQDQ, from the exons CCACTACCATCTTGGACGCGGAGCCGAAGCGTAGCGCGGCGTCGTCGACGACGGCGGCCCACTTCCGGTCTCCATGGCAACAGAGTGTTAATGTGTTTGGCTCGTGGAGCAGGCCGGACTGTGTTCAGGAGTTACACCAGGAGGCTCAGCTTAACCTGCAGAGTCTGCTGCAAG ACTTTGAAGAGCAGCTGTATGACACCAAGTTAACAGGCCAGACGTTCCGCCACCCCACAGTGTCTTCTCAGAGTTCTGACGATACCACCACCCTGAGtcgttcccctctctccctcaacaaCAAGAGACCTGAATTCCTCTTCCTG CCGGCGTCTAAGAGGCAGGTGTGTGAGGAGGATGAGACCTCCTCAGTAGGAATCAATAGGGGTGTAGACCCGTCCCCCTCCCCATCACCCTGTGGGTCAGATCGCCCTCTGGTGGTGTGGAGTAGTACCTCTCTAGGACCCCCCGTGGCCGAGAAACCCCGCTGGCACCTGGGACAACGGACACCCGCTCACCTACTGCCCCCCGACGTCACAG gTGAGGGTAAAGTCCTGGACGTAGACCTTCTCCAGGgctcctgttccccctctctgtccctgggcTGCGGCGTCACCGATCAGCCCCGGTCTCTGGAGCCCGTCTCAGACACCCCTGTCCAGCACCTTACCCTGAGGAAGACCCACAGTGACCTGGACCCCAGCCTCAGCCTTCCCCAGTCCCCCTGGACTCCACCTCCTACCCTGGGCACCATGGACCACTCTGCTACCCTTCTCTGCTCCAACTCCCCGTCTCAGTCCTGGAACGGCCCTAAAGGCTCTACCTTCTCTCCTGGAGTCTGGAGTGAGGCCTATAGTTATAATTTAGCTCCCAATCCACTAGGGAAGGGACCGGCGACCATGCCCAAAACAGTGGGGATGGTTGGGGGGGTAGGGGGGCAGGGTGGAGGGTTGATGTGCCCCTCTCAGACCAGTTTGGGACTCTCCGGAAGCTCGGGGTCGCAGTCTCACTCTAGTTCGTTCACGTCGATATCGGAGTCGTCCTGCCTCAGGCACCCGGTAACCATGGTTATGATGACGGGGAGGAGGAGCGAGACAGAGGGCGCGGTGGCTAGCCCCGCAGGGGGACAGACGGGGTCAGAAagaggggtgggaggaggagaaaggagggagaggtcaGCACATTCCATCGCTGCGGCCAACGCATTCAAGTTCCGCGAGCGCTCTCTCTCCACGCCGACAGACTCCGGTTCGTTCTGCTCCACAGATAACGTCAGTGGCGGGATGTACAGTGTCACTGGGGTAACAGGAGCCGGTAACGGGACGAACGGAGGTGTTCCAACAGAAATGCAcagccaccaccactatcagctccgtggtgagaggggggagagctaTGCCCTCCTGTATCCCAGCGGGAGCTCTGAGGACGGTAGCGCCAGCGTCGACAACATCTCCATAACCGACGGCAACTTCCCCCAGGACGGTCGCCTACGGTTACGCTCTCGCTCTATTTCACTAAAGAAGTACAAACACAAACCCCCTCCGCCCGTCCGGAGCGTCTCGCTCATGAAGAATTTAGGGGACGCCGATGGGCATGTGCACGGCCGTGACAGGGGTCACTACAGGGAAGGACGCCCCAAATCCCTCCACATCCCACGGGAACACCTCCAGGACTTCCAGCCAAACTTtctcctaccctcctcctcctgcctctccaaGCCTGATCTGGAGGATCCCGAGCTGGGCTACAGCGGGATGGACGGGCCCCCTGGCCTGGAGGTCCAGGGACCCAACAACACAGAGCAGTCCTCCCCAGCCCACTGGCAGCTGGGGGAGTGGAAGTCTTCTGATCCATACCAGTCATGGTCTGGGTCTAGCACCGCCACAGGGACTACTGTCGTAGACTGTATGAAG GTTCGAGGCAGTTCAGAGTCTCTCCTGGATTCCCCGTCTACCTCCcgagcctcctctccctccctcctctccatcgaGTCGACCAAAGCCTCCTCCCCCTTCAAGCCTCCAGGACTCATGTCCCCTTCCAGCGGCTACTCTAGCCAATCAGAGACACCCACGCCCATCACCCCCTCCAATCAGGTCGCAGGAACAACAACAGGGCCCGCCTCCACATTTGGGTGTAAGATGCGCCCCAAAATCCCCGAGAGGAAGTCTTCACTGCCGGTGACCTCGCCGCGTGACCCAGCCGCCCGGTCGAGGCTTTCCTTCGAGATGCCGGTTAATGCTCATCTAGACTTGTCCTCCATCAAACCGAAACAGAAAGCCAGCAGGCGTCATTCTGACACATCCACTGCAGCCAAGCCCGGTAAACTGAGTTCCGGCAGTCAATCATCTCTCCCCGTGGTGACCACGAACGAGCTCCGGAACATCCGCCTGCGTTCCGTCTCCCGTACTGACCTGGAGGACTTCCCAGACGGAGCCTCTGATGATATTATCGAGGAGGAGCAGGGTCTTGACCTTTCCCCCCCTGGTGTCAACTCCCTCGGGCCCCTCGTTGCCTCCAAACCCAAGCCTCCGGTCGCGGTGAAACCGCCGTTACCCAAACGGCCCTTCAACCTCCTTCTCAAgtgcccctcctcctcttctcccgtTGATTCCGAatcctcccctgcctcccccattGACCCTCCCCGGCCCATGCCCAACCCCAGCATTTACATGGTGGTAGGTAGGAAGCCCAAGCTGAAGAAAGCCCTCCCTCACACCCCCACCAGCCCTTGTGGACCCCTGGACCAAACCCAAACCTTCCATCTCCATCACCCCCAGGGTCTTTACaatctcccctccttcccccacaTCCAGTCCCTGTACGACCTCCCTCCTCTGCCCCTGCCCCAGCCACTGCTGGAGGACCCCGCCTTGGAGCCGGAGTTCGACCCAGACTTGGAGCTCCATCTTGGGCTTGAGGGTGGATGGTCGCttccctctccctgtagtaacctAGAGGTGATGGAGACTCAGGATAAGAGCAGGACCCTCCCCAGCAGGAtgaccatctcctgtctggcCGAACTGGACAAGAAGAAACCCAAG GTTCCTCCACCAGTTCCCAAGAAGCCCAACAGTCTCCTTCTTCCCTCCAACTCCACCACGGTGCATTCCAACGGTACCACCGACAGACAGGGAACACAGATGGACGGCCCAACCGCTCTCCGCTCTCCTGTTGGAGCGTCCCCACCTGAGGAGATTCCCGGTAAAGAGGAAAAACAGGAAAACCACCTGGGAACAGATGAGGAGAGCTCAATGGAGTCTTCATTACAGTCTTCATTGCAGGATTGTTCTCTTACAGACCTGGAGGAGAGGATGGCCACTGTAGAGATAGGGACAG GTGATGATTCAGTGGAGGAGAACGTTGAGCAGAATAGTTTGGACTTTAGTGGTAAAACGGAACTCCACATCACAGAGGAAACGGATGATGATGTCGGTGGACACACACTCAGCACACACAACATGGAGGATCTCTTCACCAAAATACACAG gtcgaAGAGAAAAGTTCTGGGTCGTAAAGAACCAGGGGACTCATTCGGCAGCCGCCAGAGTCTGGTCTCCCCAGTGAAGCACAGCACCAGCGGGGGTGACCTCCAAACCTTGACCCTGGGCTCCACTCTGCGGTCCAGCTCGCGGAACGACAACTTCATGGCCCTGTTACAGAAGAAGGGCAGTAAGTCCAGCAGGGGAGGGACACGCCTCTCTGCCATGGAGCTCCTGAAGAGCACGAACCCCCTCGCGAGACGCATCACGGAATTCTCCACGTCGTCGGACGGAGGAGGGGATACGACCACCGGTAATAACAGGACCAGACCGCCCCAGGACCAATGA
- the LOC109906183 gene encoding NHS-like protein 2 isoform X2 has product MEKLEVLRTRSATTILDAEPKRSAASSTTAAHFRSPWQQSVNVFGSWSRPDCVQELHQEAQLNLQSLLQDFEEQLYDTKLTGQTFRHPTVSSQSSDDTTTLSRSPLSLNNKRPEFLFLPASKRQVCEEDETSSVGINRGVDPSPSPSPCGSDRPLVVWSSTSLGPPVAEKPRWHLGQRTPAHLLPPDVTGEGKVLDVDLLQGSCSPSLSLGCGVTDQPRSLEPVSDTPVQHLTLRKTHSDLDPSLSLPQSPWTPPPTLGTMDHSATLLCSNSPSQSWNGPKGSTFSPGVWSEAYSYNLAPNPLGKGPATMPKTVGMVGGVGGQGGGLMCPSQTSLGLSGSSGSQSHSSSFTSISESSCLRHPVTMVMMTGRRSETEGAVASPAGGQTGSERGVGGGERRERSAHSIAAANAFKFRERSLSTPTDSGSFCSTDNVSGGMYSVTGVTGAGNGTNGGVPTEMHSHHHYQLRGERGESYALLYPSGSSEDGSASVDNISITDGNFPQDGRLRLRSRSISLKKYKHKPPPPVRSVSLMKNLGDADGHVHGRDRGHYREGRPKSLHIPREHLQDFQPNFLLPSSSCLSKPDLEDPELGYSGMDGPPGLEVQGPNNTEQSSPAHWQLGEWKSSDPYQSWSGSSTATGTTVVDCMKVRGSSESLLDSPSTSRASSPSLLSIESTKASSPFKPPGLMSPSSGYSSQSETPTPITPSNQVAGTTTGPASTFGCKMRPKIPERKSSLPVTSPRDPAARSRLSFEMPVNAHLDLSSIKPKQKASRRHSDTSTAAKPGKLSSGSQSSLPVVTTNELRNIRLRSVSRTDLEDFPDGASDDIIEEEQGLDLSPPGVNSLGPLVASKPKPPVAVKPPLPKRPFNLLLKCPSSSSPVDSESSPASPIDPPRPMPNPSIYMVVGRKPKLKKALPHTPTSPCGPLDQTQTFHLHHPQGLYNLPSFPHIQSLYDLPPLPLPQPLLEDPALEPEFDPDLELHLGLEGGWSLPSPCSNLEVMETQDKSRTLPSRMTISCLAELDKKKPKVPPPVPKKPNSLLLPSNSTTVHSNGTTDRQGTQMDGPTALRSPVGASPPEEIPGKEEKQENHLGTDEESSMESSLQSSLQDCSLTDLEERMATVEIGTGDDSVEENVEQNSLDFSGKTELHITEETDDDVGGHTLSTHNMEDLFTKIHRSKRKVLGRKEPGDSFGSRQSLVSPVKHSTSGGDLQTLTLGSTLRSSSRNDNFMALLQKKGSKSSRGGTRLSAMELLKSTNPLARRITEFSTSSDGGGDTTTGNNRTRPPQDQ; this is encoded by the exons CCACTACCATCTTGGACGCGGAGCCGAAGCGTAGCGCGGCGTCGTCGACGACGGCGGCCCACTTCCGGTCTCCATGGCAACAGAGTGTTAATGTGTTTGGCTCGTGGAGCAGGCCGGACTGTGTTCAGGAGTTACACCAGGAGGCTCAGCTTAACCTGCAGAGTCTGCTGCAAG ACTTTGAAGAGCAGCTGTATGACACCAAGTTAACAGGCCAGACGTTCCGCCACCCCACAGTGTCTTCTCAGAGTTCTGACGATACCACCACCCTGAGtcgttcccctctctccctcaacaaCAAGAGACCTGAATTCCTCTTCCTG CCGGCGTCTAAGAGGCAGGTGTGTGAGGAGGATGAGACCTCCTCAGTAGGAATCAATAGGGGTGTAGACCCGTCCCCCTCCCCATCACCCTGTGGGTCAGATCGCCCTCTGGTGGTGTGGAGTAGTACCTCTCTAGGACCCCCCGTGGCCGAGAAACCCCGCTGGCACCTGGGACAACGGACACCCGCTCACCTACTGCCCCCCGACGTCACAG gTGAGGGTAAAGTCCTGGACGTAGACCTTCTCCAGGgctcctgttccccctctctgtccctgggcTGCGGCGTCACCGATCAGCCCCGGTCTCTGGAGCCCGTCTCAGACACCCCTGTCCAGCACCTTACCCTGAGGAAGACCCACAGTGACCTGGACCCCAGCCTCAGCCTTCCCCAGTCCCCCTGGACTCCACCTCCTACCCTGGGCACCATGGACCACTCTGCTACCCTTCTCTGCTCCAACTCCCCGTCTCAGTCCTGGAACGGCCCTAAAGGCTCTACCTTCTCTCCTGGAGTCTGGAGTGAGGCCTATAGTTATAATTTAGCTCCCAATCCACTAGGGAAGGGACCGGCGACCATGCCCAAAACAGTGGGGATGGTTGGGGGGGTAGGGGGGCAGGGTGGAGGGTTGATGTGCCCCTCTCAGACCAGTTTGGGACTCTCCGGAAGCTCGGGGTCGCAGTCTCACTCTAGTTCGTTCACGTCGATATCGGAGTCGTCCTGCCTCAGGCACCCGGTAACCATGGTTATGATGACGGGGAGGAGGAGCGAGACAGAGGGCGCGGTGGCTAGCCCCGCAGGGGGACAGACGGGGTCAGAAagaggggtgggaggaggagaaaggagggagaggtcaGCACATTCCATCGCTGCGGCCAACGCATTCAAGTTCCGCGAGCGCTCTCTCTCCACGCCGACAGACTCCGGTTCGTTCTGCTCCACAGATAACGTCAGTGGCGGGATGTACAGTGTCACTGGGGTAACAGGAGCCGGTAACGGGACGAACGGAGGTGTTCCAACAGAAATGCAcagccaccaccactatcagctccgtggtgagaggggggagagctaTGCCCTCCTGTATCCCAGCGGGAGCTCTGAGGACGGTAGCGCCAGCGTCGACAACATCTCCATAACCGACGGCAACTTCCCCCAGGACGGTCGCCTACGGTTACGCTCTCGCTCTATTTCACTAAAGAAGTACAAACACAAACCCCCTCCGCCCGTCCGGAGCGTCTCGCTCATGAAGAATTTAGGGGACGCCGATGGGCATGTGCACGGCCGTGACAGGGGTCACTACAGGGAAGGACGCCCCAAATCCCTCCACATCCCACGGGAACACCTCCAGGACTTCCAGCCAAACTTtctcctaccctcctcctcctgcctctccaaGCCTGATCTGGAGGATCCCGAGCTGGGCTACAGCGGGATGGACGGGCCCCCTGGCCTGGAGGTCCAGGGACCCAACAACACAGAGCAGTCCTCCCCAGCCCACTGGCAGCTGGGGGAGTGGAAGTCTTCTGATCCATACCAGTCATGGTCTGGGTCTAGCACCGCCACAGGGACTACTGTCGTAGACTGTATGAAG GTTCGAGGCAGTTCAGAGTCTCTCCTGGATTCCCCGTCTACCTCCcgagcctcctctccctccctcctctccatcgaGTCGACCAAAGCCTCCTCCCCCTTCAAGCCTCCAGGACTCATGTCCCCTTCCAGCGGCTACTCTAGCCAATCAGAGACACCCACGCCCATCACCCCCTCCAATCAGGTCGCAGGAACAACAACAGGGCCCGCCTCCACATTTGGGTGTAAGATGCGCCCCAAAATCCCCGAGAGGAAGTCTTCACTGCCGGTGACCTCGCCGCGTGACCCAGCCGCCCGGTCGAGGCTTTCCTTCGAGATGCCGGTTAATGCTCATCTAGACTTGTCCTCCATCAAACCGAAACAGAAAGCCAGCAGGCGTCATTCTGACACATCCACTGCAGCCAAGCCCGGTAAACTGAGTTCCGGCAGTCAATCATCTCTCCCCGTGGTGACCACGAACGAGCTCCGGAACATCCGCCTGCGTTCCGTCTCCCGTACTGACCTGGAGGACTTCCCAGACGGAGCCTCTGATGATATTATCGAGGAGGAGCAGGGTCTTGACCTTTCCCCCCCTGGTGTCAACTCCCTCGGGCCCCTCGTTGCCTCCAAACCCAAGCCTCCGGTCGCGGTGAAACCGCCGTTACCCAAACGGCCCTTCAACCTCCTTCTCAAgtgcccctcctcctcttctcccgtTGATTCCGAatcctcccctgcctcccccattGACCCTCCCCGGCCCATGCCCAACCCCAGCATTTACATGGTGGTAGGTAGGAAGCCCAAGCTGAAGAAAGCCCTCCCTCACACCCCCACCAGCCCTTGTGGACCCCTGGACCAAACCCAAACCTTCCATCTCCATCACCCCCAGGGTCTTTACaatctcccctccttcccccacaTCCAGTCCCTGTACGACCTCCCTCCTCTGCCCCTGCCCCAGCCACTGCTGGAGGACCCCGCCTTGGAGCCGGAGTTCGACCCAGACTTGGAGCTCCATCTTGGGCTTGAGGGTGGATGGTCGCttccctctccctgtagtaacctAGAGGTGATGGAGACTCAGGATAAGAGCAGGACCCTCCCCAGCAGGAtgaccatctcctgtctggcCGAACTGGACAAGAAGAAACCCAAG GTTCCTCCACCAGTTCCCAAGAAGCCCAACAGTCTCCTTCTTCCCTCCAACTCCACCACGGTGCATTCCAACGGTACCACCGACAGACAGGGAACACAGATGGACGGCCCAACCGCTCTCCGCTCTCCTGTTGGAGCGTCCCCACCTGAGGAGATTCCCGGTAAAGAGGAAAAACAGGAAAACCACCTGGGAACAGATGAGGAGAGCTCAATGGAGTCTTCATTACAGTCTTCATTGCAGGATTGTTCTCTTACAGACCTGGAGGAGAGGATGGCCACTGTAGAGATAGGGACAG GTGATGATTCAGTGGAGGAGAACGTTGAGCAGAATAGTTTGGACTTTAGTGGTAAAACGGAACTCCACATCACAGAGGAAACGGATGATGATGTCGGTGGACACACACTCAGCACACACAACATGGAGGATCTCTTCACCAAAATACACAG gtcgaAGAGAAAAGTTCTGGGTCGTAAAGAACCAGGGGACTCATTCGGCAGCCGCCAGAGTCTGGTCTCCCCAGTGAAGCACAGCACCAGCGGGGGTGACCTCCAAACCTTGACCCTGGGCTCCACTCTGCGGTCCAGCTCGCGGAACGACAACTTCATGGCCCTGTTACAGAAGAAGGGCAGTAAGTCCAGCAGGGGAGGGACACGCCTCTCTGCCATGGAGCTCCTGAAGAGCACGAACCCCCTCGCGAGACGCATCACGGAATTCTCCACGTCGTCGGACGGAGGAGGGGATACGACCACCGGTAATAACAGGACCAGACCGCCCCAGGACCAATGA